One part of the Caloramator mitchellensis genome encodes these proteins:
- a CDS encoding ferredoxin encodes MRAVVSQDTCIGCGLCPSIAPDVFEMKDDGKAHVIANPVPKDSEDAAKEAADSCPVNAIAVE; translated from the coding sequence ATGAGAGCAGTTGTTAGCCAAGATACATGTATAGGATGCGGACTTTGCCCGTCCATTGCACCCGATGTGTTTGAAATGAAGGATGATGGCAAAGCCCATGTTATTGCAAACCCAGTTCCAAAGGATAGCGAAGATGCAGCAAAGGAAGCAGCAGATTCATGTCCAGTAAATGCTATAGCAGTTGAATAA